A section of the Methanocellales archaeon genome encodes:
- a CDS encoding alanine--glyoxylate aminotransferase family protein produces the protein MNPLLMIPGPVTLHQRVLSAMSKPMINHRSKEFAGIYDECVSILKDVFSTKNDLFVISGSGTAGMEAAVSNVVDGDDVITIVNGKFGERFKDIAELYGNAIPVEYQWGNSIELDDVEVALEGGAKVVTMVHNETSTGILNPVKEIATLARKYDALVIMDGITSIGGVDVPIDKWGIDIAIAGSQKCVAAPPGLVAISVSERAWERMEDSRAPYYLDLREYQKYANKEVTQTPYTPAVPLFFALHEALRMLKEEGMEERIKRHRRYAEAVRNAMRAMRLELFPRLNDISEYSNTVTAVNMPEGITDKQLRDGVKEKGVLIAGGQGQLSGKIFRIGNMGSISEKEILFTIRAVESVLAEQGLKTKDMGVTAAEQILKSWSYMHP, from the coding sequence ATGAATCCACTATTGATGATACCTGGACCTGTGACTCTACACCAGAGGGTGTTGAGCGCGATGTCAAAGCCGATGATCAATCACCGGAGCAAGGAATTTGCCGGGATATATGATGAATGCGTTTCCATTCTAAAAGATGTATTTAGCACTAAAAACGATTTATTCGTCATCAGCGGCTCTGGAACAGCTGGAATGGAGGCAGCTGTCAGCAATGTCGTTGATGGTGACGATGTCATCACGATTGTCAACGGAAAATTTGGCGAAAGGTTCAAAGATATCGCTGAATTGTATGGAAATGCGATACCAGTAGAGTATCAGTGGGGTAACTCCATAGAACTTGATGATGTCGAAGTGGCGTTGGAGGGCGGAGCAAAAGTTGTGACGATGGTCCATAATGAGACTTCGACTGGCATATTAAATCCTGTTAAGGAAATCGCTACTCTGGCTAGGAAGTACGATGCCCTGGTCATCATGGACGGCATTACATCAATTGGCGGCGTGGACGTTCCGATAGATAAGTGGGGAATCGACATCGCCATCGCCGGATCGCAGAAATGCGTCGCTGCACCGCCCGGGCTGGTTGCCATCTCTGTCAGCGAGAGAGCGTGGGAACGCATGGAAGATAGCAGGGCTCCCTATTACCTTGACTTGAGAGAATATCAAAAATATGCGAATAAAGAGGTCACTCAGACTCCGTATACGCCCGCTGTACCCCTGTTTTTCGCTTTGCATGAGGCGCTACGCATGTTGAAAGAAGAGGGCATGGAGGAAAGAATAAAGCGGCATAGACGATACGCAGAGGCGGTCCGAAATGCCATGAGGGCGATGAGATTGGAGCTGTTTCCGCGCCTAAATGACATAAGCGAGTATTCCAATACGGTCACAGCAGTGAATATGCCCGAGGGAATTACCGACAAGCAACTGCGGGATGGCGTGAAGGAAAAAGGAGTGCTCATCGCGGGTGGTCAAGGGCAGTTATCAGGAAAGATATTCAGAATAGGGAATATGGGCTCTATATCCGAAAAAGAGATTTTGTTCACCATAAGGGCAGTAGAGTCTGTCTTGGCTGAGCAGGGATTGAAAACAAAGGATATGGGTGTAACTGCTGCAGAGCAAATATTGAAATCGTGGAGTTATATGCATCCGTAA
- the thiC gene encoding phosphomethylpyrimidine synthase ThiC, with translation MEGSTIIEAARKGLITPEMEHVAKAEGIDPQKIRSLVASGRVVILKNASRNTIPVGIGESMSVKVNVNVGTSKDFIDMQEELKKALIAVQYGADTIMDLSTGGDLDDIRRNILESVKVPVGSVPIYQAAQDSIADMTSDDMFNAVRKHAEDGIDFVTIHAGVTSDALEQLKKSDRILNVVSRGGAFTIAWMIHNEKENPFYEEYDYLLEIAHEHDLTISLGDGMRPGCIADASDRAEFMEFMTLGELTREARRKGVQTLVEGPGHVPLEDIDLSVRTMKSLTDGAPVYLLGPLVTDIAPGYDHITGAIGGSVAGMHGADFLCMTSPSEHLSLPTVEDVKEGTIVTKIAAHIADLVRIKDRAKKMDDQMAIARKNLDWEKQFELSIDSERARRIKCSRKSKSDACSMCGDLCAIKIIKDALR, from the coding sequence TTGGAGGGCTCGACAATAATAGAAGCAGCACGTAAAGGACTAATAACGCCAGAAATGGAGCATGTCGCCAAAGCGGAGGGAATCGACCCCCAGAAAATCAGAAGCTTGGTTGCATCTGGCAGGGTCGTCATACTGAAGAATGCATCTAGAAACACGATACCTGTGGGTATCGGCGAATCCATGAGCGTCAAAGTAAACGTCAATGTAGGCACCTCAAAAGATTTCATCGATATGCAAGAAGAGTTGAAAAAAGCGTTGATTGCAGTGCAATATGGTGCTGACACGATCATGGACCTTTCCACCGGAGGAGACCTTGATGATATCCGAAGGAACATCCTCGAGTCCGTAAAAGTGCCAGTTGGCTCCGTCCCAATATACCAGGCAGCGCAGGACTCGATAGCTGACATGACCTCTGACGACATGTTCAACGCAGTTCGAAAACATGCAGAGGACGGTATTGACTTTGTAACGATCCATGCGGGGGTTACGTCGGATGCACTTGAGCAACTGAAGAAGAGTGACAGAATCTTGAACGTCGTGAGTAGAGGCGGTGCCTTTACGATTGCCTGGATGATTCACAACGAAAAAGAGAATCCTTTTTATGAGGAATATGATTATCTGTTAGAGATTGCGCACGAACACGATCTTACGATCAGTTTGGGAGATGGCATGAGACCTGGATGCATAGCTGATGCATCAGATAGAGCAGAGTTCATGGAATTCATGACGCTTGGTGAGCTTACACGCGAAGCACGCAGAAAAGGCGTACAAACGCTGGTCGAAGGGCCGGGACACGTCCCCTTGGAGGATATCGATCTAAGCGTAAGAACGATGAAAAGCCTTACAGATGGAGCCCCGGTATATTTGCTCGGCCCTCTTGTGACAGATATAGCACCAGGCTATGACCATATAACTGGCGCCATAGGGGGTTCCGTGGCAGGAATGCACGGAGCGGACTTTCTGTGCATGACCTCTCCGTCAGAACATTTATCCCTTCCCACCGTGGAAGATGTCAAGGAGGGCACCATCGTAACAAAGATTGCAGCGCATATCGCAGACCTGGTTAGGATAAAAGATCGAGCTAAAAAAATGGACGATCAAATGGCAATCGCCAGAAAAAATCTTGACTGGGAGAAGCAATTCGAACTCTCCATCGATTCGGAAAGAGCGAGAAGGATTAAATGCTCTCGCAAGTCGAAAAGCGATGCCTGCTCCATGTGTGGGGACTTGTGCGCAATTAAGATCATAAAAGATGCACTGAGGTGA
- a CDS encoding MBL fold metallo-hydrolase, producing MAQVHKIAYNANSYLIAAKRPILVDVGMHCELALRSIEKIIAPNALEYIVLTHCHYDHTFGALELAEQTGARIAIHENDAELLGDDRATVSDLFGVRSPNIKPDVILQGGEILNLGDVELEVIHTPGHTPGGICLYGSKQLFSGDTIFPNGSVGRTDLEGGDSNQLIKSIKLLTTLDVETLYPGHGDVTNKDVNAQIRDSLRFAEEVL from the coding sequence ATGGCTCAAGTGCATAAAATCGCCTACAATGCGAATTCATATCTCATTGCCGCAAAACGACCGATCTTAGTGGACGTTGGAATGCATTGCGAGTTGGCACTTCGATCTATAGAGAAAATAATTGCACCGAATGCTCTTGAATATATCGTTTTAACGCACTGCCACTATGATCACACATTCGGAGCCTTAGAGCTGGCAGAGCAAACCGGTGCCAGAATAGCGATTCATGAGAATGATGCTGAGCTACTGGGCGATGATCGTGCAACGGTTTCAGACCTTTTTGGCGTGCGATCGCCAAACATCAAGCCAGATGTGATATTGCAGGGCGGTGAAATCTTAAATCTGGGTGATGTAGAGTTGGAGGTTATTCATACGCCCGGACACACTCCAGGAGGCATCTGTCTATATGGATCAAAGCAGTTGTTTTCCGGCGACACCATTTTCCCAAATGGCAGTGTTGGGAGAACTGACTTAGAAGGAGGAGATTCAAATCAATTAATAAAATCGATCAAGCTGTTGACGACACTGGATGTTGAGACTCTATACCCTGGGCATGGTGATGTGACCAACAAAGATGTCAATGCCCAGATCAGGGATTCGCTCAGATTTGCGGAAGAGGTTTTATAG
- a CDS encoding Na+/H+ antiporter subunit E, producing MKQDKAGILLTFIIMFALWAVLSTLFDIVHLSLGVLCSLLVAYFSYDLLMRPSGSVKHVSDILRNSLRFFMYTFWLLGQVIHSNIDVVRIVLDPKLPISPQIIKFNSDLPHDVALATLANSITLTPGTLTIDIDENGTYYIHCLTKRQGDQLLEGDMQARVAAIYGGGS from the coding sequence TTGAAGCAAGATAAGGCAGGCATTCTGCTGACCTTCATCATCATGTTCGCACTTTGGGCGGTATTGTCAACGCTTTTTGATATAGTCCATCTTTCCTTAGGCGTCCTCTGCTCCCTGCTTGTAGCTTACTTTTCTTATGATCTGCTGATGAGACCTAGTGGGAGTGTCAAACATGTCTCAGATATATTGAGAAATTCTCTCAGATTCTTCATGTATACTTTCTGGCTCCTAGGCCAGGTCATCCACTCCAACATCGATGTCGTGCGCATAGTGTTGGATCCAAAACTGCCGATATCCCCCCAGATCATAAAGTTTAACTCAGACCTTCCGCACGATGTTGCACTCGCCACGCTGGCAAACTCAATCACACTAACTCCAGGCACTTTAACTATAGATATCGATGAAAATGGGACGTATTATATCCATTGTCTCACAAAAAGACAGGGAGACCAGCTTTTAGAAGGGGATATGCAGGCGAGGGTAGCCGCTATCTATGGTGGTGGATCCTAG
- a CDS encoding monovalent cation/H+ antiporter complex subunit F, with the protein MMIEAFQLTGLLLSLAAALSLYRVLNGPTLADRIVAVNVIGTYALVSLVLVAYISNAQLFFIDIALTYALLNFMLSIVAARYLGTGRVFG; encoded by the coding sequence ATGATGATCGAGGCCTTTCAGTTGACAGGCCTGTTGCTATCCTTGGCAGCAGCTTTGTCCCTCTATAGGGTCCTAAATGGGCCGACCCTCGCAGATCGGATCGTTGCCGTGAATGTGATTGGCACTTATGCCTTGGTCTCGTTAGTTCTCGTTGCCTACATCAGTAATGCGCAGTTGTTTTTCATCGATATCGCACTAACCTATGCATTACTGAACTTCATGCTGTCGATTGTTGCCGCAAGATACCTGGGGACGGGGAGGGTATTTGGATGA
- the mnhG gene encoding monovalent cation/H(+) antiporter subunit G — protein MMLPGIVSVMFDIMSIIFLFAGVFFFMAGSIGLNRMVDVYTRLHATTKCDTLGQALVLIGVMLYEGWTLVSIKLFVIIVFVLVTNPTAAHALAKGAYLYGVKPCDQTYPDMYKEKAEEMLS, from the coding sequence ATGATGCTGCCTGGCATCGTGTCGGTTATGTTTGACATCATGTCTATTATCTTCCTCTTCGCAGGGGTATTCTTCTTCATGGCCGGGTCGATAGGCCTGAATAGAATGGTAGACGTGTATACAAGACTACATGCTACTACCAAATGTGATACGCTGGGGCAGGCATTGGTCTTGATTGGGGTTATGTTATATGAGGGGTGGACGCTCGTAAGCATCAAGCTCTTCGTGATAATAGTATTCGTCTTAGTAACAAACCCAACCGCTGCACATGCTCTGGCGAAAGGTGCATACCTGTATGGGGTAAAACCATGTGACCAGACCTATCCAGACATGTACAAAGAAAAAGCAGAGGAGATGTTATCATGA
- a CDS encoding DUF4040 domain-containing protein, with the protein MIWGPDLFILAILVVLAMAAVISKDLLVATVIFSGYSLLMAVAYVQLNSPDVGFTEAAVGAGVTTVLFILTIARTARMEED; encoded by the coding sequence ATGATATGGGGGCCTGACCTCTTTATCCTGGCCATCTTAGTGGTCCTCGCTATGGCAGCAGTCATCAGCAAGGACTTGCTTGTCGCAACGGTCATCTTCTCTGGCTACAGTTTGCTCATGGCAGTGGCATACGTTCAGCTTAATTCCCCTGATGTGGGTTTCACGGAGGCAGCGGTTGGGGCTGGGGTGACGACCGTCTTGTTTATCCTAACTATCGCTAGGACAGCTAGAATGGAGGAGGACTGA
- a CDS encoding MnhB domain-containing protein produces MPESLFGEDVIVRTIARIVAPFIQLFGLYVLMHGHVSPGGGFQAGVIIASSFILLALALGLPESKERFKKTVRLPMESSGPLIYASIGVTCILAGGYYLQYGIAFLFPPPVVSAILISAVEIGIGITVMAVIVTIFYSMAGD; encoded by the coding sequence TTGCCAGAGTCGCTTTTTGGAGAGGATGTAATCGTTAGAACGATTGCAAGAATAGTGGCTCCCTTTATACAGTTGTTCGGACTCTATGTTCTCATGCATGGTCATGTATCTCCTGGAGGTGGCTTTCAGGCTGGCGTGATCATCGCATCCAGCTTCATCTTGCTCGCTCTGGCACTTGGCTTGCCTGAGTCGAAGGAGAGATTCAAAAAGACTGTACGGTTGCCCATGGAGAGCTCTGGCCCTTTAATCTATGCATCGATTGGGGTAACATGCATTTTGGCCGGGGGATATTACTTGCAATATGGGATAGCGTTTCTGTTTCCCCCTCCTGTGGTCAGTGCGATACTGATCTCGGCAGTTGAGATCGGCATCGGAATCACTGTCATGGCAGTGATTGTAACGATTTTTTACTCGATGGCAGGTGATTAG
- a CDS encoding cation:proton antiporter subunit C, translating into MVDFGFLLGHYNYWAVVVLFLIGLYAMVVKKNLIKKFMGLNIMDTSIFLFYISMGDVEGGVSPIIAHEGAEAIYVNPLPSVLILTAIVVAVSTTALALSLIIRIYEEYGTLDSERLVELM; encoded by the coding sequence GTGGTCGACTTTGGGTTCTTGCTTGGACACTATAATTATTGGGCTGTGGTTGTCCTTTTCCTGATCGGGCTTTACGCGATGGTCGTGAAGAAGAATTTGATCAAGAAATTCATGGGACTAAACATCATGGACACGTCGATTTTCCTGTTTTACATCTCCATGGGGGATGTTGAAGGGGGGGTTTCGCCGATCATTGCACATGAAGGTGCAGAGGCCATCTATGTGAATCCCTTGCCCTCCGTACTCATCCTCACTGCAATAGTGGTGGCCGTTAGCACGACAGCCCTTGCGCTTAGCCTAATAATCAGGATCTATGAGGAATATGGGACGCTTGACTCAGAGAGATTGGTGGAGTTGATGTGA